The Muntiacus reevesi chromosome 5, mMunRee1.1, whole genome shotgun sequence genome segment GTTCTGTGCTGACCCTTCTTGGCCAGGGCTGCTCCTGAGACAGCAGGAGGTCCCCCGCGCTGGGGACCAAAATGCATTGGCTCAGATGTATCGTGGGTGATGCTGGAGCTGAGATTGGGCCCAGGAGCTGCAGGCAGGCATGGTGTGGTGGGCCAAGCCCTTGGTGGCTTCCAAAGCCATTACTGATACTAGTGCCGGCACCAACTGGCCAGGAAAgcggatggggaaactgaggcccagaggggctgAGACTGGCCCCCGTCCCCATCAGAGGGTTCTGGAACTAGGTACCAACCTTCTGACTCCTCCCCAGGTGAGGGTTTGAAACACGGGCTGGTGAGGCTCCAGCCTAACACGGCGTCCCGCCCCCTCCAGAGGTGCCAAGGGCAAACCTTACCTGACGCTGGAGCAGCTCATGGATTTCATCAACCAGAAGCAACGGGACCCGCGGCTCAACGAAGTGCTGTACCCACCTCTGCGGCCCTCCCAGGCCCGGCTGCTCATCGAGAAGTATGAGCCCAACAAGCAGTTCCTGGAGCGAGGTGAGCCAGCATGGGAgttgggggtgaggtgggagggccCCCCCGACCCTGCtgaccccaccctgccccccagaCCAGATGTCCATGGAGGGCTTCAGCCGCTACCTGGGAGGTGAGGAGAACGGCATTCTGCCACTTGAGGCCTTAGATCTGAGTGCAGACATGACCCAGCCGCTCAGCGCCTATTTCATCAATTCCTCGCACAACACCTATCTCACGGGTGAGCGCACCCATCCCAGCGTGACATCCGCCCTCTGGTCCTGAGACTGCCTCCCTCCCTTTGGGGTGGCCCATGCTGGGGAAGCACGCTGGAAATAGTGAGCCTGTCCTGGGGAGCGAGCTTCTCTGCATGGGTTTCCCCGGTGGTCCACAAGATTTCCCCAGGGGAAGGGTTGAGGCCTGCACCTGCCCTGTGAAGGACTGCCTGTGTAtgttgggggggcggggagcTGGGTCTGGAGACCCAGCTGGTGCTCTTAAGCTGAAAGGAGGCCAcgaggtggggtggggcagggtggggtgggagttgggTCAGGTATCcatgagagggaccctgaaggcACAGAAAGAATGGAAGGAATTTGCACTGATCCTGAGTGAATAGGAAGGCTTCTTTGCAAGGTGTTGAGAAGGGGGAGGTGACCTGGTATGTTTTTAGAAGGATGACGCCTGGTGCTCCGCAGAGATtggatgggaggtggggagggaggaggtgacAGAGGCTGTTCCAGGGCAGCTACTGTGGAGGGAAGAAAGGGAAGCAGGGGCCGTGGGGGTGTTGGGTATAACTCCCAGTTCAGGCCAGTGGGATGGGGGTGATGGGAGTTCATCTGAGAGAGGGTGAGACCTGGAGGTGGAGGGCCCCACCTGTCAGCCAGTGCCGGTGGGTGCTGACTGCCTGGCTTTGGGGCTTTGGGGAGAGGTGATGCCGGTTCCACAGTGAGTCAAGGCATGACCAACAGCTGACCAGACAAATCGAGCCCAGGCAGGGCCTCCACCCAGGCTCTGTGTCCCTGGCGCGGCCCCACCCAGCTCAGCGCAGGCCTGGGGAGGAGGGCGAGGAGCCAGGCTGGCCAGGCACTGGTTGTGATGGAGCCTCATCCCCAGCGGGGCAACTGGCCGGAACCTCGTCGGTGGAGATGTACCGGCAGGCGCTGTTGTGGGGCTGCCGCTGCGTGGAGCTGGACGTGTGGAAGGGGCGGCCGCCCGAGGAGGAGCCATTCATCACCCATGGCTTCACCATGACCACGGAGGTGCCGCTGAGAGACGTGCTCGAGGCCATCGCGGAGACTGCCTTCAAGACCTCGCCCTACCCCGTCATCCTCTCCTTTGAGAACCACGTGGActcgtgagtgggaccctgatcCCAGCTTGGGGGAGTCCCCGTGGACCCAGGGACAGCCACCTCACCATGGCACTGTTGGATTGCTGCTGTGACCTCTGACCCTGGGAGAGAGCGACCCTTTTGGTGACCTTGACGGCCTCTGACCCACTCTGGGGACTTCAGCTGCACCCCAGGAACCTCTGACCTCTGACCTTGGCCCCACAGGGCGAAACAGCAGGCTAAGATGGCCGAGTACTGCCGCTCCATCTTTGGGGACGCGCTGCTCATCGACCCCCTGGACAAGTACCCAGTATGCGGCTCGGAGCCGGGGTGGGGCATGGGGCTGAGGGCGCCCAGCAGACGCTGACCTGTCCATGCCCACCAGCTGGCCCCGGGCGTCCCCCTGCCGAGCCCCGAGGACCTGATGGGCCGCATCCTGGTGAAGAACAAGAAGCGGCACCGACTGGGCAGCGGCGTCCCCGACAGCTCCGTGCGCAAGCGGCCGCTGGAGCAGAGCAACTCGGCCCTGAGTGAGAGCTCCGCCACCACCGAGCCCTCCTCGCCCCAGCTCGGTGAGATCCTGGCCTGACCTCCGACCCCAGTCCCGACCCTAAGCCCCCAGTTCCCTGAGCCCAGCCCTCCCTGGGGACGCGCCTTCTGCCCCCAACCTGACCTCCCCCATCTCGAGACGCTCGCCACCTGTCGGCTGAGTATGGGACCTCTGACTCCTGACCCCAGTGGGATGTGGTTGACCCTCCTGACCCTCCAGCTCACACCTCACAGAGGTGTGCCCCCTCAACCAGGTTGTGCCTCAGgcctctgacctctgacctcagTGAACCATCTCTCTCCTGACACCACTTCTGAGTGTACCCTCCCAGCGGGTCCTCATTTCAGTTCACCCTGGACCCCTCGCTTTATTGAGGTCCCTCTTCCATCTGACCCCTGACTGCTCACCTCCCTAAGCCCCCTCACGGGGTGTGGCCCTAACTGACCCCTGACTTGGAACCCCACCTTATTATCCTTTACCCCCATTGTCAAGACTGTTGTATCCCAGTTCTCACCCTTCTGAGCCACCCTACCTATCTACCTGAGTTACATCTCCCCGGAGTTATATCTGTACCATGACCTTTGACCCCTCTACACTAccactgggtttgatcccattCAACTCTTGAcctcccccctctccccagccacGCTGCACTGAGAATACCCCTGGACTCCATGAGGCAGCTCTGCACCCCCCGGGCCCGACCCTTCCTGGCTCCTGAGCGACTGTGTGCCTTGACCCCCGACCCCATGGCCTTGTCTTCTGTAGGGTCCCCCAGCTCTGACAGCTGCCCAGGCCTGAGCAACGGGGAGGAGGCGGGCCTCGAGAAGCCCAGCCTGGAGCCTCGGAAATCTCTGGGGGAGGAGGGTTTGCAGCGGGGCCCTGATGCTCTTGGACCTGCCTACCGGGAGGATGAGGAagaagatgaggaagaggaggaacagACGGACCCCAAAAAGCCAACCACGGATGAGGTCAGGCCTGCGAGCGGGATGAGGGGGCGGTGGCATGCCTTCACTTCCCAAGTGGGCTGAGCCCTGACTCTGCCAGGCACAGCCCTGAGTGCTGGGTCCGCCTGCCCTCCCAGAGTTCACGTGCGGGGTGTGTGTGGAGCGGGGGAGGGTCTTAGGTAAACAGGTGTGGAAGCCAGTGTGAAATTGTGTTTGGGATCTGAGCTGGGAGGGGTGAGTGAGGGTGCAGAACCAGGGTGAGGAGTGGGAGTTGGACCTCGGCAAGGATGTTGGGTGAGCGGACTGAGTAAGGGGgactgtgcaaaggccctgtggcagggCCAGAGAGTGTGGAGGAGGGGGGACGCTGAGTTCTGGGGAAGGGAGGTGACAGGAAAGGTCAGCGCTGagatggggttggggaggggcccAGAGTGGGGGGGTGTGGGCAGAGGTGAGCGAGCTCAGGTTGCAAGGCTTGGGGACCTTGTGAGGTACCCAGGAGGAGGTGGCGAGGCGGTAGCTGGAAATGAGAATGGGGGTTGGAATTTGGGGGCTCACCCTCATGTGAATAATTGAACCCCTGAGGTTGGCTGAGGAGTTCCAGCTTCCAAGGATCAGGGGGGCAGGCGGCAGACCGGGAAGGTGGGGTCCAGGGCCCGGTCAGCAAGGCCCAGAGAGAAGGTTGTGGGGCGCATGGAACTACGATGGACAGGCCGTGTTCGAGCTGGGGTCTTTGCTAGGAGCCCCTGGGCAGTGTGATTGCAGGGCTGGGAAGAGGGTCGGCACCTCCTCTGTGGTGCGGGGGCAGGTGAGGGAACTTCCAACTCCTGGCTGGGGGGCACGGAACTGGTGACCCCGCGATTGGGGGCCACAGGGTACCGCCAGCAGTGAGGTCAACGCCACTGAGGAAATGTCCACGCTCGTCAACTACATCGAGCCTGTCAAGTTCAAGTCCTTCGAGGCTGCTCGAAGTGAgtggggtgagaggtgggggaaggggaggcaaTCGGGCTCTGCCAGGCCtgatcccctcccacctccaccccccagaGAGGAACAAGTGCTTCGAGATGTCATCCTTCGTGGAGACCAAGGCCATGGAGCAACTGACTAAGAGCCCCATGGAGTTTGTGGAGTATCCTTCTGCGCCGGCAGTCcggcgggccggggcggggctgcTCACGGGGAGGCAGGCTTGGGTGGTTCTACCCCTCCTGACTCTCTAGCACCCCTGTCTGGGTTGGGAGTGGGCCTGGGAGACTGCCCAGGGCCTAGGCTGAGAAGTGGGGATTGAGGGGCAGCTTGAGCCAAGGCCGGGAGGTGGGTTCACGGGAGCCGAGGATGGGCCTGGAGCACTGAGCTCAAGGCAGAAGGCCTGTGGTCCCTGACTGTCAACCTCAGATACAACAAGCAGCAGCTCAGCCGCATCTACCCCAAGGGCACGCGCGTGGACTCGTCCAACTACATGCCCCAGCTCTTCTGGAACGTGGGCTGCCAGCTCGTTGCACTCAACTTTCAGACCCTGGGTGAGTGCTGCCCTGCCTTGACCTTTGACCTCTAGCCCCCAGCCTCACTAACTTCTGCCCCCTGACTCTGTGGGTCTTGACTGCAGGGACCTCTGACTCCAATCCCAGATCCCCACATCCAACAGAGACATCGTTTAACCCTAACCCCTGATCTTGGTTGATGCTAGACCTGGCCCCTTGTCCCGTCTTCCCAGAGTCTGGATCCTGGATGCCATCTGATCTGATCTGAATGACCCCTGGTCCCCCCACTGCACTGCACGCAGTGTCCATCCTGACCCCTGACCCTGTTCCACCTGATGACCCTTGCCCTCCCGTGTCGCTCCCCTAGATGTGCCGATGCAGCTCAATGCGGGTGTGTTCGAGTACAATGGGCGCAGTGGTTACCTACTCAAGCCTGAGTTCATGCGGCGGCCAGACAAGTCCTTTGACCCCTTCACCGAAGTCATCGTGGACGGCATTGTGGCCAACGCCGTGCGGGTCAAGGTGGGGCCGGGAAGGGTGCAGGCCAGGGTGTCCCGGGTCGGGACTTTTGAGCAGCCTCCTCACCCTCCTGGACCCCCAGGTGATCTCGGGGCAGTTCCTGTCGGACAGGAAGGTGGGCATCTACGTGGAGGTGGACATGTTCGGGCTCCCCGTTGACACGCGGCGCAAGTACCGCACGCGGACCTCACAGGGGAACTCATTCAACCCCGTGTGGGATGAGGAGCCCTTCGACTTCCCCAAGGTGAGCCCCAGGCCTGCCGGGCTCTCTTGGTGGGGGAACAGGAGCACCCTGTGGTCGGGGTCAGAGGCGGGGGTGCCGAGGCTAGGCCTGTCACCCCAGGTCCTGCTTGTCTGCGCGTCAGGCTGGAGCCCCCTGCCCTCTGTGGGGTCAGGGTCGGGGGGCAGGAGGCTGAGACGGAAGGAGGTCCCGCAGCCCCCCGGGGGCACAGcccaccccctctcccaggcAGGAGGGACTCGCCGCAAGCTCATCCCAGCTTCTCCCCGTCTCCCAGATGGATGGGCCTGCTGAGATTGCGGCCTCAGTCTCAGATGCGTGGCTTACTCTATGTGCTAAGCTGGCAGTGACCAGACCCTTCCCGCCATAATGATGCCTGGAGGGGGTCTGTCTCCCTGTCCTCTGGACTCAGGGCTCTGGGGGACTCTGGCCACTTCTGGCCAGGCTGCGGAGGTGCAGGTCCACCATTGGCTCAGGGCCATGGTGACTGATGGTCTGTGGTCAGGTCACGTGGTCCAGGGGCCCACTCTGGATGGTGGCCTTGCTGGCCATGGTCAGCTGCGGCTCAGACCAGTCTGGGCCCTCAGGTGGTGCTGCCCACGCTGGCTTCGCTGCGCATCGCAGCCTTTGAGGAGGGGGGCAAGTTCGTGGGGCACCGGATCCTGCCTGTCTCCGCCATCCGCTCAGGTGAGGCCATCTGGGCTCTGGGCAGTTTGGGGGGCACAGTGTGTGGGGACCTGTGCTCAGCCCCCTTGCCCTCCCGCCCTCCCAGGGTACCACTACATCTGCCTGCGGAACGAGGCCAACCAGCCGCTGTGCCTGCCAGCCCTGCTCATCTACACCGAGGCCTCCGACTACATCCCCGACGACCACCAGGGTGAGCCACAGGGGGTGGAGGAGCAGGGCAGGCcaggcagggagggtggggacaAGGACACCGCCAGGGCCTGGGAGTGGCTGGGACTGGTGGCCCCAGGTGAGTGGTAAACAGCTCTGAAGGTGGTTTTGCAGTCCCTGCATGAGACCagagctggggagggtgtgggccTGGGGGTTTTGTCTCTGAGACCCTTGCCCTCTGCCGCTCCACCCGCAGACTATGCAGAGGCCCTGATCAACCCTATCAAGCATGTCAGCCTGATGGACCAGAGGGCCAAGCAGCTGGCTGCCCTCATTGGGGAGAGCGAGGTGAGCCAGGGCAGGTCAGGGGCAGGCATAGTGATGCCTGGAGGGGTCTGTCTGCCTGAACTCTTGACACGCAGGAGGCAGCAGGGCTCAGGCTCACCTGGACCCTGGGGGTCAGGGTGGGGGAGTGGTCAGAGCTGACCCTTGGGCCCAGCCCTGGTGGGGAAGCACCCTGCAGCCTTCTCCGCTCTCCTCCATCTGCACCGCCCATGCCAGTCCCAGCTGGCGATAGGACTCTTCTTCCCGAGGGGCCTGTTCCCTGCTTACTGCCAACACCAGCTTCATGGGTTCACCCACACTTGTCCCTTCAACCCTGGGCTCTACCTCCAGTACCCTTCCCCCACGCTGCATggctggggctcctgggctctCTCATTCAGGAGGCTCAGCTGCCTGGGCTTACTCCGCACATTTTAAGGAGGTGGAAATCCCTTCTGCATGAGAAAGGCCTTCGGGACTATCCAGGGCTAGAATTTTTCTGGCTGCTGGCAGGCTCAAAGCCAGGGTGCAGAGTTCAGCCGCTTCACCAGGGCAGTTGGAAGCCCTAAAAGCTTTTCAAGCCTGGTCCTGGAAGCCATGAGGCGGCCGTGGCTTCTGCGGGGAGGGGTCAGGAGCAGAGGCTCGCCGCACATCTAGGCCCGGTCCCCTGGGGACCTGCGGCAGCAGGGAAGAGAGCCGGCTGCCTGGAGTTATTAGCGGGAGAGACTAGTGCCCCCTCTGCGGTCACTTCCTTCGTTGATTTAATCAGGAGCTAAGCATCGAGGAAGATGAGCAGCTGTGGGCAAGGGTGGAGGGGGACTCAGAGACAGGAGGGAACTTGGGGCTGGGCCAGGGCTTTCCAGAACAATCTAGAAGTTCCTAACCATATGCAGTAAGGCTTGGCATCCTAGAGACATGATCTCACATTCTCGTCCCCATGCCCCACGTGCAAAAGGGGGTTAGAAATGTGTATCTTGTTCTCATGAAGTTATTCTCACAGCCCCACATGACAGATGAGAGGAGTCCAGGGCCACGGGCTGAGGGAGGTTGTGAAGGGCTGAAGAGTCTAGAGagggggagttccctggttgtccagtggttaggactctacacttgcactgctgagggcccgggtttgatccctggttggagaactaaggtccTACACAAGCCTCATGGTGTGGCTCCCTTcccccaaaatatttaaaaaaataaaaggagggtCTGGAGAGAGGAGCATTTCTAGAACGAGCATAGAGCATTCTACTTTCTCCACCCCGCCCTCGCAGGCTCAGGCTGGCCCGGAGACAAGCCAGGAGACCCAGTCTCAGCAGCTGGGGTACCAGCTGAACCCAAACCCCACGCCCAGCCCACTGGACACCTCCCCACGCCGGCCCCCAGGCCCGGTCACCTCCCCCACCAGCTCCTCCATCAGCTCCTCCATCAGCAGCCCAGGTAAGGGGTGGCCTGGGGGTAGGCGGAGGGAGGGGAATAGCTCTGTGCTTCTCCAGCTTCTCACAGCCAGCCCTGCCTCTGCTTTCCAGGTCAGCGTGATGATCTCATTGCCAGCATCCTCTCAGGTAGGGGGCGGGCCTGTCCTGGGGGCAGGGCTACTTCTGGAAGGAACTGGTGCTCCGGCAGGGGTGGtctgccccagcccagcccagcccagcccgccTTTGCTGTCCACAGAGGTGGCCCCGGCCCCACTGGACGAGCTCCGAGGCCACAAGGCCCTGGTGAAGCTCCGGAGCCGGCAAGAGCGAGACTTCCGGGAGCTGTACAAGAAACATCAGCGGAAGGCTGTTGCCCTCACACGCCGGTTGCTCGACAACCTGGCCCAGGCCCGCGCGGGGAGCAGGTGCCGACAGCGGCCCAGTGTCCTGTGAGTGTCCCGCCTGCCCATGTGTTTTGTGCGTGGATGTGAATATGAATATGAATGAGGGTTTCTGCACTAGGTGGGCATGGATGGATGGCCCAGGGTTGCCCTTTTGACCCCCAGGAAGGAGGTTTGGTGCAAGGAAGACAGAGAACTCTGGGTCCCaccctctttgcgaccccatggactatacagtcagtggaattctccaggccagaatacaggagtggatagcctttcccttctccaggggatcttcccaacccagggatcgaacccaggtctcccatattgcaggcggattctttaccagctgagccacaagggaagcccctttccgCCAGGAGGAGATACCTTTTTTGAGGTCCCCATAAGAGCATGTTTCCAGGGACTGTTGCCCAGACAGGCTCCTAACATTTGCGTGGAGCTAATGGGCCTC includes the following:
- the PLCB3 gene encoding 1-phosphatidylinositol 4,5-bisphosphate phosphodiesterase beta-3 isoform X1, with product MAGARPGVHALQLEPPTVVETLRRGSKFIKWDEEASSRNLVTLRVDSNGFFLYWTGPNMEVDTLDISSIRDTRTGRYARLPKDPKIREVLGFGVPDARLEEKLMTVVAGPDPVNTTFLNFMAVQDDTAKVWSEELFKLAMNILAQNASRNTFLRKAYTKLKLQVNQDGRIPVKNILKMFSADKKRVETALESCGLNFNRSESIRPDEFSLEIFERFLNKLCLRPDIDKILLEIGAKGKPYLTLEQLMDFINQKQRDPRLNEVLYPPLRPSQARLLIEKYEPNKQFLERDQMSMEGFSRYLGGEENGILPLEALDLSADMTQPLSAYFINSSHNTYLTAGQLAGTSSVEMYRQALLWGCRCVELDVWKGRPPEEEPFITHGFTMTTEVPLRDVLEAIAETAFKTSPYPVILSFENHVDSAKQQAKMAEYCRSIFGDALLIDPLDKYPLAPGVPLPSPEDLMGRILVKNKKRHRLGSGVPDSSVRKRPLEQSNSALSESSATTEPSSPQLGSPSSDSCPGLSNGEEAGLEKPSLEPRKSLGEEGLQRGPDALGPAYREDEEEDEEEEEQTDPKKPTTDEGTASSEVNATEEMSTLVNYIEPVKFKSFEAARKRNKCFEMSSFVETKAMEQLTKSPMEFVEYNKQQLSRIYPKGTRVDSSNYMPQLFWNVGCQLVALNFQTLDVPMQLNAGVFEYNGRSGYLLKPEFMRRPDKSFDPFTEVIVDGIVANAVRVKVISGQFLSDRKVGIYVEVDMFGLPVDTRRKYRTRTSQGNSFNPVWDEEPFDFPKVVLPTLASLRIAAFEEGGKFVGHRILPVSAIRSGYHYICLRNEANQPLCLPALLIYTEASDYIPDDHQDYAEALINPIKHVSLMDQRAKQLAALIGESEAQAGPETSQETQSQQLGYQLNPNPTPSPLDTSPRRPPGPVTSPTSSSISSSISSPGQRDDLIASILSEVAPAPLDELRGHKALVKLRSRQERDFRELYKKHQRKAVALTRRLLDNLAQARAGSRCRQRPSVLSGEDERAEEEEVSRYQEFQKKQVQCLLELREAQADTEAERRLEHLQQAQLKLREVVLDAHMTQLKKLKEINEREKKELQKILDRKRHNSISEAKTREKHKKEAELTEINRRHITESVNSIRRLEEAQKQRQERLVAGQQQILQQLAEEEPKVRLCWPSWSRSVRSSGRGCPRRSAGACWAKHRRDWGTGIWSPVPVTVTRLGAAGTCLALTQRTRRRLQSSELAEQEVATRPGWALGGGQEAKTLNALFFL
- the PLCB3 gene encoding 1-phosphatidylinositol 4,5-bisphosphate phosphodiesterase beta-3 isoform X2, with translation MAGARPGVHALQLEPPTVVETLRRGSKFIKWDEEASSRNLVTLRVDSNGFFLYWTGPNMEVDTLDISSIRDTRTGRYARLPKDPKIREVLGFGVPDARLEEKLMTVVAGPDPVNTTFLNFMAVQDDTAKVWSEELFKLAMNILAQNASRNTFLRKAYTKLKLQVNQDGRIPVKNILKMFSADKKRVETALESCGLNFNRSESIRPDEFSLEIFERFLNKLCLRPDIDKILLEIGAKGKPYLTLEQLMDFINQKQRDPRLNEVLYPPLRPSQARLLIEKYEPNKQFLERDQMSMEGFSRYLGGEENGILPLEALDLSADMTQPLSAYFINSSHNTYLTAGQLAGTSSVEMYRQALLWGCRCVELDVWKGRPPEEEPFITHGFTMTTEVPLRDVLEAIAETAFKTSPYPVILSFENHVDSAKQQAKMAEYCRSIFGDALLIDPLDKYPLAPGVPLPSPEDLMGRILVKNKKRHRLGSGVPDSSVRKRPLEQSNSALSESSATTEPSSPQLGSPSSDSCPGLSNGEEAGLEKPSLEPRKSLGEEGLQRGPDALGPAYREDEEEDEEEEEQTDPKKPTTDEGTASSEVNATEEMSTLVNYIEPVKFKSFEAARKRNKCFEMSSFVETKAMEQLTKSPMEFVEYNKQQLSRIYPKGTRVDSSNYMPQLFWNVGCQLVALNFQTLDVPMQLNAGVFEYNGRSGYLLKPEFMRRPDKSFDPFTEVIVDGIVANAVRVKVISGQFLSDRKVGIYVEVDMFGLPVDTRRKYRTRTSQGNSFNPVWDEEPFDFPKVVLPTLASLRIAAFEEGGKFVGHRILPVSAIRSGYHYICLRNEANQPLCLPALLIYTEASDYIPDDHQDYAEALINPIKHVSLMDQRAKQLAALIGESEAQAGPETSQETQSQQLGYQLNPNPTPSPLDTSPRRPPGPVTSPTSSSISSSISSPGQRDDLIASILSEVAPAPLDELRGHKALVKLRSRQERDFRELYKKHQRKAVALTRRLLDNLAQARAGSRCRQRPSVLSGEDERAEEEEVSRYQEFQKKQVQCLLELREAQADTEAERRLEHLQQAQLKLREVVLDAHMTQLKKLKEINEREKKELQKILDRKRHNSISEAKTREKHKKEAELTEINRRHITESVNSIRRLEEAQKQRQERLVAGQQQILQQLAEEEPKLLAQLVQECQEQRERLPQEIRWSLLGETQEGLGDGHLVACASNGHAPGSSGHLPSADSENQEETTKL
- the PLCB3 gene encoding 1-phosphatidylinositol 4,5-bisphosphate phosphodiesterase beta-3 isoform X3 — translated: MEVDTLDISSIRDTRTGRYARLPKDPKIREVLGFGVPDARLEEKLMTVVAGPDPVNTTFLNFMAVQDDTAKVWSEELFKLAMNILAQNASRNTFLRKAYTKLKLQVNQDGRIPVKNILKMFSADKKRVETALESCGLNFNRSESIRPDEFSLEIFERFLNKLCLRPDIDKILLEIGAKGKPYLTLEQLMDFINQKQRDPRLNEVLYPPLRPSQARLLIEKYEPNKQFLERDQMSMEGFSRYLGGEENGILPLEALDLSADMTQPLSAYFINSSHNTYLTAGQLAGTSSVEMYRQALLWGCRCVELDVWKGRPPEEEPFITHGFTMTTEVPLRDVLEAIAETAFKTSPYPVILSFENHVDSAKQQAKMAEYCRSIFGDALLIDPLDKYPLAPGVPLPSPEDLMGRILVKNKKRHRLGSGVPDSSVRKRPLEQSNSALSESSATTEPSSPQLGSPSSDSCPGLSNGEEAGLEKPSLEPRKSLGEEGLQRGPDALGPAYREDEEEDEEEEEQTDPKKPTTDEGTASSEVNATEEMSTLVNYIEPVKFKSFEAARKRNKCFEMSSFVETKAMEQLTKSPMEFVEYNKQQLSRIYPKGTRVDSSNYMPQLFWNVGCQLVALNFQTLDVPMQLNAGVFEYNGRSGYLLKPEFMRRPDKSFDPFTEVIVDGIVANAVRVKVISGQFLSDRKVGIYVEVDMFGLPVDTRRKYRTRTSQGNSFNPVWDEEPFDFPKVVLPTLASLRIAAFEEGGKFVGHRILPVSAIRSGYHYICLRNEANQPLCLPALLIYTEASDYIPDDHQDYAEALINPIKHVSLMDQRAKQLAALIGESEAQAGPETSQETQSQQLGYQLNPNPTPSPLDTSPRRPPGPVTSPTSSSISSSISSPGQRDDLIASILSEVAPAPLDELRGHKALVKLRSRQERDFRELYKKHQRKAVALTRRLLDNLAQARAGSRCRQRPSVLSGEDERAEEEEVSRYQEFQKKQVQCLLELREAQADTEAERRLEHLQQAQLKLREVVLDAHMTQLKKLKEINEREKKELQKILDRKRHNSISEAKTREKHKKEAELTEINRRHITESVNSIRRLEEAQKQRQERLVAGQQQILQQLAEEEPKVRLCWPSWSRSVRSSGRGCPRRSAGACWAKHRRDWGTGIWSPVPVTVTRLGAAGTCLALTQRTRRRLQSSELAEQEVATRPGWALGGGQEAKTLNALFFL